A window of Chanos chanos chromosome 15, fChaCha1.1, whole genome shotgun sequence genomic DNA:
ACGCTTTGAGGAAGGATTTCGCCTCGGCCCGTTTCATAACAGCTGAACTTCTCAGCTGCAGGCCAAGCCCTGGGATCCAGGTGTGAGGGCAGGGTGAGAATTTTAATGACAGGATGGACACAGAGGCCTCTgtgttaaccccccccccccccccccccccccaccaaacaaaaaaccccccagacaAACCCACAGTCTCACTAAATCACTCCCAAACAGCCCTGTTCACAACAGACACTATAACTACTGACCAAAGGCCAAAGACCAAAACACATGAGCCAAACAGATATGAGCCAATCTGTTTGAAACTGTTCTCGAAATCCCAACTGCTCAGCCCACTAGACAAGATCCATCTTGTTCCAGGTGGGCATCACACCATCCTGCTGCATTTTTCATTCCTTACAGCAACACTTGGATCCTGACAAGTCTGAGGCTGTttaaacggaaaaaaaaaaaaaaaggatatataATAATCTGGGTGTGACTTGTGGctcctgtgttttaatgaaacataatggccacagtgaaaaaaaaaaaggaagacagaacAGTCAGGAAGCTCAACACTCATCTCTTCAAACGGTTTAGGAGCTCCACAGTTCTGCTCATATCAAACCGGCCACCGGACTAAATCCACTGAAGAACGCAAACTTCTACAGCGAGTGCCTCCCAGCTGCACACCGTTCCTCACAGCCACACCCCCAAACTGTGTACTTTTCAACCCTTTTTTTGTGGGAGATTGACAGTGTTTCAAacaggtctgagagagagagagagagggtctagGTGCGTGTATGGTACACTGAGAAACGCAGAAACCCTCAGTAGCAGAGAGAAGGCTAGCCTGTGAGCTTTGGCCTGGTCCTCAGAGATGTGTGGGATTTTACTGCTGAACTCCTGAGGGGTGTGTGACTGTTTAAAAACCCTGCTCTGCCCCTCCACACGCTTCCTCTGACCCCCTGCCAGCGTGGCGGGAGCACCACACCCCTGTGGCACCCTCCCTCCACATCCTATTGTCATATTTTGGGCAGAAACCCCACCCCCTCACGCCACCCCAGCACATTCCCACAACCCCAGCCTGAGTTTACTGGACCCGCTGTGCCAAAACCCCGAGCCATGTCTTAgagtgcagagacagagagggaaagaggagagggggtTTGGGCAGAGGTCATGACACAGGAAGTGACAGCCTCTGATCCAATGAAATGACTCAAATGACACAGGATGTGACAGCCTCTGATCCAATGAAATGACTCAGAGAGGCGGAGTCAGACTGGATGTTTTTAAACAGAGTCTTGTGATTGAGATGTTAGATCAACTGTGGCATGAAACAAGAACTTGTCCAAAACACTGTCCAGCAGAATGAGAGAGTTTGACCAAAGCTGGACACGTGACCTACCAGGTTCACTTCcatctgagacaaaaaaaaagaagatttaaCCATACAATAAAAATATAACCCATATGGGCAAGAAGAAAAACGAGGAAATTTCAGCCCCACTGAGAAATTAGACCGTCTTCTGCCGTAAGGAAAGCACAGCCCTATGAATGTGACCAGGGTGCTGTGTCGGGTCAAGATCTGTGTCTGACAATGAAACAGAGAGTGGATCAGACTGAAAGTAGCTGCCAACAAACCTGTGTATGCTGGCTTCAGcacctccatctccatctctggcacagagacaacagacagCTGTCCATCAGTGTCAGATACTGAGATAACAAGCTCCACTCTAATCTCAAACCTCTACCCAACATCtccacctccaaaaaaaaatctcaaacctCTACCCAACATCTCCACctccaaacacagacaaacacagcacaacaagCGCCAACACAATGCTGTGCTTGGCGATGCTTCCTGCCTAAAAACCGCCGAGTGATACACGGCTATACGTCTCGTGGTCAGTGGGGTTGGGACCAGGGAGGGGTGAGCCCCGCTGTCCTTTCTCTCCAGCACTCATTTAAAAACCAGCCCATTGACGCCGGCATCTCTGACATGCGACTGGCCTGACTCGGGTGTCAGAGCCTCTAAACAGGTTGTGCAATGTGCGGAGACTATGAGCACGGCTGTGAAAGGCACGACTGAGCGTATCAAGAGCTGAGGCAACAGCACAGTTCTCCACTCCCAAGTCTAATACAGCCATTACTGGGCATGACTCAGTTTCTTTCAAAGGGACGTGACACCCGCGCAGAACTGCGCGATCACTCAGCTTTAGCTTAGGACGGATTCTAACTGAAAAGCAGACaggcaggaaagaaaaaaacattcacagccCGAATCAGAACTGTGGAAGATGAAGGGGGAgacggagaggagagagagagagagagagagagagagagagagagagagagaaggcagtggaCATGACTCTACTCCTTTCTGTTCCCCAATCAATGACATCTTTTGTTGTGGCCAACGCTGGTTCCATTTCAACAGAGAGCCATGTCAGACAGCCTgcagtctctctccttcaggTCTCAGTCTCAGTTTGGCCTGCCGCTACTGCCTGGAtccaacacatgcacacaaaccccACCTTTTCCTGAGAACAAAGGTggattttatttgaaatttaaatttaaaaaaaaacaacaaaaaaaaaaacagtctgttaaGTCTTTAGTGAACATGTGGAGGTGGGGCATAACCACCTTCAGAGCTGTCCACAggcaaaaccacacaaaactcCCAAGCCTTAATGTGAGTTTATGTGAGCTCAGGGAGCTGGACATGTTTGTTTGGCCACATAAGGGGTACAGCTACATTTACACACTGATCAGTGAAGGCGCCGGGTTTCCAATTCCTGTTTCCCAGGTCATACCACAACACACAGGGAGCTTTTTGCTTTTATACAGTTCCAGGTCAAAGGTGAGCTGAGTGGAGTGTAGCAAACAGACCTTACAGTTATCAGATAAATCCAGCACTGGTGATTAATGATGTTTAGTCTAAATGTCAGTTTCCCATCTGTCAGGATCACCGTGCGCTCTATATTCTTTAAACCAAGACCCAGCAAATATCAGACACCAGACACCACAGAGCACCATTTCACAGTTAGTCAGGCAACATTATCGAACTCAAACATCAACCCTGTCCAGAACATTATCTAACTCAAACGTCAACCCTGTCCAGCCAAAATGTGCCTTAGCTCTTCTCCTATTGGTCAGTTTCGTTTTGAAATGCCCCTGTTTGAGTACATGGATAACATCCAGTGATGAAGATGCAGACGATGCAAACAGACCGCCGCAAAACAGGCTACATTGTGGAAGGGAAATGCCCACTGGCTATAACACGCCAGCACTGACTACTGCTGATAAAGACATTCGACTAAATGTCTTGCATCCTACTCTCTGACGACGAGATGACGAATTAACATTAGCTGCCAATTGCAGTTGGTGGATCAAGGAAGACAGCTGCTGAGGATGTgaatgtatgcgtgtgtgtgtgtgtgtgtgtgtgtgtgtgtgtctgtttttgacagTTGCTTGAGATTGCACAAACTGACCCTATTGAACGGTGGTGATGCTGTTAGTTGCATCATCACAGGTATCGTGTGCCACCGCAGACAAGTATCGCACACTCACTCCTGTTTGTTTCACATGCTTCTGTGAGTCACCAAGACAATCCCTTTTACCGATGCCATAGATATTTCACGTTTCAACAGCTTCATTGCCAATACTGTAAACTTCACACAAACGTACAGTACACATGTCACTACATCACATGTAGATTAGACCGGGGGAAAATGGTCGGTAAACGTCGCTCTTAAAACACTGATTGTACACAATTCCAAGCTAAACCTGTTGGCATGCCACCTGTTGTCGGCTCAACGTCGTTTATCGATAAAAAAATTATGTCTACGTAATAAAAATTACATTACCAAATAGACAGCCTAGGACTGATGAAGTGAGTAGTCATTGTGTTGTCGTTAATATTTCGCGACTGAAACCTAGAAAGATCTCAGCCAAGGGCCGTTCTTGGAAAAATACTTAGTCTTAGTAGTCGTAGTCTAAGACTTATCAAATGTGGGATCGATGTATTGTATATAAGAACTGAGATTTGATAACTAGCTGATGCTAGCTTCAGTAACCTCCTCAGTTAAACGGAAAGCCTGTGGTTCAGCTACAAGGAATCGCCCGAAACAAGAGAGGCCAACAACGATGAAAATAAGGTCTGGTTAGTTCGACTCATCCTGTCCCAGACAGCAAAATAAAACGCTACTTACCACTCTGTTCCCCGAGAAAGACCAATTTGAATTTCCTCAGTGGGTTCCCAAAGTCTCCGGTGGTAGACATGACTGCGATAGATGGGATCTACGCGCAAGGGCAGGGGTCTTGATGCTAGCTGGCAGTCTCCGAAGTAGCTAGCTACCGTTAGCAGGGTATTGTTGATAAAGTTCGCAGGTTAGTTGACGTTGACGTCAAATTTGCTGAAATCAGTTGGCTACACCAGGGACTACTGACCTGAGTTTCAGATTACTCTTGCTTATCACACTCACGTCTCGCCGCTCGGTTAACTTTTGAAGCCTCACTTCGCAATATATCTCCAGCCGCACTCCATAGCTTGTGCTGGCACTTTGTAATATAGCGGAGTAAATCCAACCTACCCTGCTGCGCCTACACGTTATGATTGACAGTTATTCTTGCCCAATCCAATATCACCTATGTTTTTTGCGAATTCCATAACGGGAGCGATTGGGACATATTGCGGATAATCTCATGTCTATTCCAAACCATGCAAACTTCAGGACAGAGCAAATGTTCGAaattttcaaaagcaaaatcGTTTTTTATCACGTCCCGACACACTCGGTTTTGAGTTCGGTTTAAAACACTGTTTACGCAAATTATTTAGCTACGGTAACAGTTTATGATGGTAGTACTTCTGTAGTATTTCCAccttgttttgatatgtttgTATCAGTTTGTAACAGTTATATAACTTAATTCCGTAATTAATGTCATATTTGCCTCTGTTACTTTATTCCACTAAAGAAATACAGTAAGTTTGGCAAAAGCAAGGTGATCTGCGTAATCTACAAGCCACGGACGTAGCCAAGCCTTTTTTTATTAATACTTGGTCCATGTAGGCGGGATGGACATAAGGTTAGGTTGGTCGGTGAGAACGCCACGTCACGGTGCCTGTCGTCATAACCACTCTACGAATGCCTGCATCATCAAGGAACACTCAGGGCAATATGTCATAGACCACAGTAACATAGTTCCAAATACGAGGGCAAATGTACGTTGAAAAATCGCCCCGTCAAACCGCTCTGGCTACACGTCGTGGTACATTTGTCGTTACTCTCTTCTGAATACGGAGCTCGCTTGTCGCTGCATAGTAAATTGTAGTGCTTAGTGAGCTCGCTAAGCACTACAATTTTCTATGCAGCGACAATCTGGTGTGgtgtggggagggagggtgCATTTAACGTGAAGACACAAGATTATATTTCTTGGTGTCCTTTCTCAGTTGGGGAACataaatgccacacacacacacgatatgtGAGCATTATACTCGAGTTAAAGTGAGGGTACAACCATTACGCTGGTAGAAGTCAGAGTCACCCACTAAAAAACAACTCGAGTCAACATCTCAAAGTATCAGGCTTTTAATGCGCTCAAGTTTACAAAAATGTAAGGTGAAAAATAGGCCTCTTGCAATTCATAGAACGTGACCATTTGTACTTTTGTACTATACTGTTTTATGAGTACATAACTACCTATCTTTTAAATATCTcaattcataaataaaataaaagtaaatatcTCAATTTACATTTTTCTGTGAGACATGAAGGCAAGCAGACCTTAGCTACACCATCTGATGAACGCGTGCCAGGGTAAAAAGTGTTGTAAGGTCTATATGAGCTAGGCTTACGAATACACTCGATCCTGCACCTGTTTATGTACATCCACTTTCGTTAGGTCCCACCGCAGCGATGCTTAAAATATCCTGGAAGTGGTGGTATTTCCAAGAGTTCGGCCCTACATGAGGCGAAAAAGGCCTATGACGGATCGtgcaaaatgaaacaagtaACGACAGTAATTGTTAGTAGGGAGTTAAAAGTATGTGTTATTTGTATATAGATGTCAGAGGTTAGAAGGTGCAAAAAAATGCTGAAACTGTTGAACCTCACTTAGaggatagggttagggttgatGTATTATTGTGACTTATCTCTCTTGGTGTTACTTCTCCTGGAATTTTCATTTGTCGCCTTTTTCTCACGGCTGGTTTAATTGATTTAATACTAAATTTCTTATAATACGTAAGCAAAAACAATATCCCCGGCAATTTTGCACAAAGCAGAATTTCTGAAAACCGATAACTCTACGGTAAAATCCAACTGATTAAAGTTATCTCGCTAACTTAAGAGTCTTGCTCCGTAGACACCCCTCGGGTAACTGGCCACACAATGCCCAAACTTTCTTCGGGATTTTGCCTCTGGCTTCGTTTGGGTGCCAGAAGTACCTTCATCAGAAAAGGAAATgggaaactgttttgttttgtttgtttgtttgcatctaAGAGATGTTATTGTAAAAGGAGAAGAGGCTTATAATTTATTAATCAAATGGATTCGATGTcttaggtttttctttctttttcttgctcatGCTCTTGCTTTCAATCGAGTGTTTGATGCATGTTTAGGTGTATTTTCTTATTATGTCGTCTTATATAGTTATAGATGTGACTGTCTTTTGAAACACGTTCtttctacatttctgtgtatATGAACTATACAAGATATTGAATCATTCACTACCTAAACTTCCTCACTTAATCCATTTAAAGAAGTAtgtcctctcccctcctcaAAACCTGTAATAGTGTCTGTCATATAAGAAGACACAAGATGTGCGGACTTGCAACTGTGGTGATGCCAGTGTTACAAAGACACACGAAATACACTCCGCAACACAAGGTGGCGCTAAGGATGTGCGCTTATTTGAAATCAACGCTatagaaaaacaggaaaacggGATGCGATGGATGCATGTGTTCGAAGATTTTGATAAATTTGTCTCttaattttaaagaaaatcatttttggttGGTCAAAGGAATAATGAATCATCTCGCAAGCAAGGTACAGAGTGTTGATAAATGCACATTAGGTAGTCTCCTGTCTTAGGGTTGTCGCTGCCAGCACTGTGCGAAGGTCAGCCAACTGCTCACACTTAAGTAATTTGACATTGCAGGACgtattttacttttttcctcGTTGTTTTCTCACATTATCTCACTATAATGAACAAAATCTGCATTCGTTGTTAGTTGGTTGATGGCTTGCAAAGATAGTTTTAGCACATCGACTCGACATCATTCGACGTATGACATGTGTTTCAGCGGAGTTGATCGTAAACATTGTTCTAATTGATATTCACAGATGTTAAATCAGCACTCACGGGCGTTTGTCCAAGCAGTTTCAATAATTCGGTAAGTAGGTGCAGACTGGTGTTTGTTACGGCTTGACGGCGGTAAAACGAGTTCTCAGTCTTTCCATAATACAGtaagttttctgttttgtttccagGGCACCTTTGTTTGTTCCGCAGACAGCATTAGGTAGGAAATAATCTGACGTTTTTCTAAGCCTTCATTGTCTGCATGTGAGCATCAAACGATTAAATATGTGTTATTCTTTCCAGGCGTCTCACAAACATACAGGCAGTACAGATCCATGCCCACCCATGGAATCGGCCGGTATAAGTATCTCCTGCCAAAGGAAACGGTAAGACGAAGTTTTCCCATTCTGTTTCCATTCAGTGCCTTTTGCATGCCTACATCAGCCAATTACTGACACATTTACCCTCACGCTGATGCTTTCCAATGCCTTTTCCTCTAAACTCCAGACAACAAACTACTGTCAATCATTTGTAGTAACTGAAAGAAGTTCTAAGTGGAACTTTCTGTCTATATTAAGAGCATACACTGTAGACTCAGAGTGAGGTTATATGAACAGTTTAGTGAGGCTGTAAAAGTAAGAACGTTCTGATGTATGTCCACACAgccgaagaagaagaaggtgaaGCATCAGATGAAGGAGATTAAAGCAGCGACGGACACTGAGTATGGGGTTCTGAACGTGCTGGTCTCAGGCTATGACATGACCCTGGTGGAGCACTACTCTCAGTACATCCACAATCTCTGTAATCGCCTGGATATCAAAGTGGAGGAATGGTTAGTTTTTGTCGTTTTGGAACTTTTTAAAACTGGTTAATGAGAACACTATATTTTCTTAAGTCACACTTAAGTAATGTcttgtctctgaaaaaaaatattaactcTGAAAATCACATGTAAGTCTCTGGAGACTCCTCCTCAGAGCAGCAGCATTCTCATTGATGAGATGTGGTGCGTGTGTTTGAggctgatgtttgttttctctgtgattggtcagttatgCTTTACCAACAAAAAGCACAGAGGTGATGGTCATGCAAGAGCAAGGAACCAAAATGTACGTGGACGCAGTTCTCAGAACCCATGAACGAGTGGTCCAGGTGAACTAGCCCCCGACTCTAATAATATATCAGTTAATATTAGTATTACGATTCatagaaaaactttttttttattgtatctccagcatttctgtgtttgtgtcatgagTCTAATAACACATCAGCATCAGCATTAATTAAtcttgtttactgtttttagCGTCACTCTCAGGGCTTCAAGAGCCTTTGATGTTCAGATAATAGATGGAATAAATTAGTTTTAGTTTATTTGAAATATCATTGAACTGACATTTAATAAACAGGGTTGATTTAATTAATCTTagtattgttttgttgttattcatCATTGAAGACCAGACCACTGCGGCAGGCTTTCTTACTTAGTCGGACACTTCAGTCAAAACCCAAGACTGTCCAATAAGAACATTCTTCTGGGGTTCTCCTATCGGACAGTTTTGACTTGTGGCTTCGACTTTATTGTCTGACTTTGTTTTCCCAGATCAGCCAGCTGAAGGCAACACTGACGCCCATTTTTATGGAGGTCCTTCTGCAGAACCAGCCTGAGGGAGTCGAACTCTCCGTAAAGGAGGTAGGataattagtttatttgttttttgtttctttgtttatttatatttttgctATGTCATATGCTTTGTCATCCATTATGACGATCaaaaacctgtttctctgtttttcagcacaCTGAAGCAGATTACCAGGCCCGGTTTAAAGCCCGCCCAGAACTAGAAGGCCTGCTCGCTCAGATGAGCTAAAGAGTCCcagaacagaaacatgaaacaatGTCTCTCTTACGTGTTCAACATACAGACTGTACATTATTTTTGTATGCAGTGCAGGTCAATGCATTTTCCATGGACTGCGTCAAAATTTCCTCTGACGAAATGCAACGCAACCCGTCTCTCACACCACAAAGCTCTCTGACAGAATCTTATTTAAGAAACGTCAATAAAACTTTTTCATATATTACCTGTTCTGATGTCACTTTGCCTGAAGTTTAAATACATAAAGATAAGGCTGAGAAAATTTAGACAGCGCATCATTTGggggcagctgtggcctaatggttagagaagtgggcttgtgaccaaaagTTCGCTGGTTCAGGCCCctggaccggcaggaaaaatgtgggcggGGGGAGTAGGTGAACAGCATTTTCCCCTCCCctcaacatccacggctgaagagCCCATGAGAAAGGCATTTAACCCCCAActgtgctgcccactgcccctgcgcctggtgtgtgtgtgatcactacTGGGTGtacaggatgggttaaatgcagaggtttaATTCACtgcccacagtgtgtgtgtacgcgtgatcacagagattctattCTATCTTTCAATGACGCACCATCATGTAGTTTACAAAACTCCACCTACTTGTCAAAAGCAGAACATTTCTTCACACTTTAAGGGAAATGACACAATAACAGACTTCATCCTGTTTACAATTCTCAGATGAATATGAGACTGGTAAGAGTCAAAATGCAACACACCTTTTCACCCTACACTGGATTTCAGTGTCACGGTCATCAAACAcctctagaaaaaaaaagccatattATTACATATTAATGCAAAAGTCattgaaaataaaaccaaacactgaAGCTCTTTATGACCACTTGATTAATTTAAGGGACCAAACCTGGATTTGTAaggaacttttaaaaaaaaattgtgtaaaAACTAAAATTCTAAAAAGGTGTCGCCAAAAGGTGCAAAAAAGGACTAACTTTAAGAAATAAGTTTGAGAATAATCATGTATTTATGCTAGTTCAATTGAATCAATTaaactgtattttgaaagaCAGTAGGGCGCTTTGTGACAGCTCACTGCCGTTAACCTCTGCTGCCACCTGGACTGCAGAAACGGAATTTCCCAGCAATCCAAGCGTAGCGTCCATGACAACCGTGCTTAGAGACCGCTGTGAATGATATGCGATGAACTATAGTTTTAAGAATTGATGGTTAACGTTATCAGTTTCTAAAAGAGACACGACTAGCTACATTTTATTGTTAAATATATAAAGTTATCGTCTGTCAAAGTTATCAACCATGGGAAGAGACTACTATGCAACCCTGGAAGTCAACAGAAGCGCCACTGATGTAGACGTCAAAAAATCGTAAGCGTAATTTCCGTCAGGAGAGTTTTTAGGCTACGCGCTACCTTCCATACGTGCGATCTGCCAATATTCAGTGAAGTTGTAGTGTCTAAAAATGCAGTCTGCTGATGCAATGTGTCAGCAATTTCCTATCTTTAGTTTGTTTGCAGAGTAACGGTGATAACTGACTCATTTGTCCATGGAATGAAAGCTACCATAACAGAGAGCTCTTCATATTTACTAGTTTACACTTGTTTTCACAGAACCTGGAAAGATATGCATTATGCAAAAAGACAGTTATtacggtttttttttccacctaaCACTGTTAATAAATTTTACATCCtttgaaatattatattattatagtTCATTGTTATGAAGTAGGCCTATATACTGTTTCATagaatttcatatttattaatTGTAATATATCGTTACAGATGTTGGGGGGTATTGCCTGTCCTGTGTAGATGTTTTTGATTGCTATGAATGATTTTTCAGTAGCGGTCCATATCGTTTCTTGTAACAACAGGTACCGGCGACTTGCGCTGAAATACCACCCGCACAAGAATTTCTCGCCAGACGCATATGAAAAATTCAATCAACTTGCAGAGGCCTATGATGTTTTAAGTGATCGTGAGTACCTCTCGCAGACAGCGGACTACTCGCTGCATGCATTTTAGTGGacgggtcaactttttctcaaGGCCTATaaagcataggatatataaatgttgcAACCCCccctcactgttttttttttttttttttttttttacctgtttgggttggtccaagtcttaattaggggggtcagatCATTTTGACTGGTGCTACTTATAAGCTGATAGTGGCTAGAAGATATATGTcttatttcctgtttatttgaTTACAGACATCTCTGGTAATCCAGTTACATGCATCTCTTGTcatgtgtttaactgtgtgacTTTGAAAGAGTTGAATAGTCAGTAATAGGATTGTGTGCAGCTCGAAAAAAGGCCACCTATGATAAGTTTGGAGAGGAAGGCCTTAAAGGTGGCATTCCAGTGGAGCTGGACAACGGAGCGTGGACATCAGGATATGTCTACCACGGGAACCCGGAAAAGATTTTCAAGCAGTTCTTTGGAGGAGACAATCCCTTTTCTGGTAAAAATGAAGGACTGTATCAATTCATGGCACTGATTGTCAAAAAGACAGACTGCGTAATGAGGTCTTTCTGTGTTTAGTTATTAATCAGAGTTTTTCTACAAGCTAAAATATGTCTCTTCACACTCAGATTTTCACAGTGAGAATGGCGAGGACATGAACGTTGAATTTGGGGGCTTGTGTGGGAGAGGGGTGAAGAAACAGGACCCGCCCATCGAGAGAGATCTTCATTTAGCTCTGGAGGACCTCTTTTACGGCTGCACCAAAAAGATCAAAATTTCACGGCGGGTGAGAC
This region includes:
- the dnajb13 gene encoding dnaJ homolog subfamily B member 13 — encoded protein: MGRDYYATLEVNRSATDVDVKKSYRRLALKYHPHKNFSPDAYEKFNQLAEAYDVLSDPRKKATYDKFGEEGLKGGIPVELDNGAWTSGYVYHGNPEKIFKQFFGGDNPFSDFHSENGEDMNVEFGGLCGRGVKKQDPPIERDLHLALEDLFYGCTKKIKISRRVMNEDGHTSSIRDKILTITVKPGWSEGTRLMFPKEGDQGPNSIPADIVFIIREKSHPRFTRQNNNLIYTATISLEKALTGFSVEIETLDGRLLSIPVNDIVHPKYSKVVTGEGMPLASCPTSRGDLIIQFDTRFPQRLTAERKKLIRQALSA
- the mrpl48 gene encoding large ribosomal subunit protein mL48; the encoded protein is MCSKILINLSLNFKENHFWLVKGIMNHLASKMLNQHSRAFVQAVSIIRAPLFVPQTALGVSQTYRQYRSMPTHGIGRYKYLLPKETPKKKKVKHQMKEIKAATDTEYGVLNVLVSGYDMTLVEHYSQYIHNLCNRLDIKVEECYALPTKSTEVMVMQEQGTKMYVDAVLRTHERVVQISQLKATLTPIFMEVLLQNQPEGVELSVKEHTEADYQARFKARPELEGLLAQMS